A section of the Phacochoerus africanus isolate WHEZ1 chromosome 4, ROS_Pafr_v1, whole genome shotgun sequence genome encodes:
- the HK3 gene encoding hexokinase-3 isoform X2: protein MDPIGPRGLQQREGALGCPQEGLPSPSESSELVQECLQQFKVTEAQLRQIQASLLGSMEQALSGKASPAPAVQMLPTYVGSIPHGTEQGDFLVLELGASGASLRVLWVTLMGVEGHKTEPRSQEFVIPQEVMLGPGQQLFDFAARCLSEFLDALPVGKQGLQLGFSFSFPCHQTGLDKSTLISWTKGFKCSGVEGQDVVQLLRDAIQRQGTYSIDVVAVVNDTVGTMMGCDLGVGPCEVGLVVDTGTNACYMEEARHVAVLDEDRGRVCISVEWGSFSDDEALGPVWTIFDLTLDQESLNPGAQRFEKMIGGLYLGELVRLVLADLAQRGVLFGGSTSPVLLSPGSILLEHVAEMENPSAGTARVHAILGLNPRTSDAELVQQVCAAVSTRAAQLCAAALAAILSRLQHIREQQKLQIAVATGGRVFEQHPRFLATLQETVMLLAPECDVSFIPSVDGGGQGVAMVTAVAARLAAHRRLLEETLAPFWLTREQLVALQRQMREAMAKGLQGKPSSLRMLPTYVRAIPDGSERGDFLALDLGGTNFRVLLVRLASGSVQITNQIYSIPEYVAQGSGEQGILLNWTKGFSASDCEGQDVVYLLREAIKRRQAVKLNVVAIVNDTVGTMMSCGYENPHCEVGLIVGTGTNACYMEELQNVASVPGDSGHMCINMEWGAFGDDGSLGMLSTYFDERVDQASINPGRQRFEKMISGMYLGEIVRHILLHLTSRGVLFRGQQIQCLQTRDIFKTKFLSQIESDSLALRQVRAILEDLGLPLTSDDALMVLEVCQAVSRRAAQLCGAGVAAVVEKIRENRGLEKLTVSVGVDGTLYKLHPHFSRLVAETVQELAPCCEVTFLQSKDGSGKGAALVTAVACRLAQMTRV, encoded by the exons GTACAGGAGTGCCTGCAGCAGTTCAAGGTGACAGAGGCACAGCTGCGGCAGATCCAAGCCAGCCTCCTGGGCTCCATGGAGCAGGCACTGAGTGGGaaggccagccctgcccctgctgtTCAGATGCTGCCCACATATGTGGGGTCTATCCCACATGGCACTG AGCAAGGAGACTTCCTGGTGCTGGAGCTGGGAGCCTCAGGAGCCTCACTGCGTGTTTTGTGGGTTACCCTGATGGGCGTTGAGGGACACAAGACAGAGCCCCGGAGCCAGGAGTTTGTGATCCCCCAAGAGGTGATGCTGGGTCCTGGTCAACAG CTCTTTGATTTTGCCGCCCGCTGTCTGTCTGAGTTCCTGGATGCGCTCCCTGTGGGCAAGCAGGgtctgcagcttgggttcagctTCTCCTTCCCTTGTCACCAGACAGGCCTGGACAAG AGCACCCTCATTTCCTGGACTAAAGGTTTTAAGTGCAGTGGTGTGGAAGGCCAGGATGTGGTCCAGTTGCTACGAGATGCCATCCAGAGGCAGGGG ACCTACAGCATCGATGTGGTTGCCGTGGTGAATGACACAGTGGGCACCATGATGGGCTGTGACCTGGGGGTTGGGCCGTGCGAAGTTGGGCTGGTTGTAG ACACCGGCACCAATGCGTGTTACATGGAGGAGGCCCGGCATGTGGCGGTGCTGGATGAGGACCGGGGCCGAGTCTGCATCAGCGTCGAGTGGGGCTCCTTCAGTGATGATGAGGCCTTGGGACCAGTGTGGACCATCTTCGACCTCACCCTGGACCAGGAGTCCCTGAATCCGGGTGCCCAGAG GTTTGAGAAAATGATTGGGGGCCTGTACCTGGGTGAGCTGGTACGGCTGGTGTTGGCTGACTTGGCCCAGCGCGGGGTCCTCTTTGGCGGTTCCACCTCCCCAGTGCTGCTGAGCCCAGGCAGCATCCTCCTGGAACACGTGGCTGAGATGGAGAA TCCCTCTGCTGGGACAGCCCGTGTGCACGCTATCTTGGGCCTGAACCCAAGGACCTCAGATGCTGAGCTTGTGCAGCAAGTGTGTGCAGCTGTGAGCACACGGGCTGCCCAGCTCTGTGCAGCTGCCCTGGCCGCCATCCTCTCCCGCCTCCAGCACATCAGGGAGCAGCAGAAGCTTCAGATTGCTGTGGCCACTGGAGGCCGAGTATTTGAGCAACACCCCAG GTTCCTCGCCACCCTGCAGGAGACAGTGATGCTCTTGGCCCCTGAATGTGATGTCTCCTTCATCCCCTCTGTGGACGGTGGTGGCCAGGGTGTGGCGATGGTGACTGCTGTGGCCGCCCGCCTGGCTGCCCACCGGCGCCTGCTCGAGGAGACCCTGGCACCATTCTGGTTGACCCGTGAGCAGCTAGTAGCATTGCAGAGGCAGATGCGAGAGGCCATGGCCAAGGGCCTCCAGGGGAAACCCTCCTCCCTCCGCATGCTGCCCACTTATGTCCGGGCCATACCTGATGGCAGTG AGCGTGGGGACTTCCTGGCCTTGGACCTGGGGGGCACCAACTTCCGCGTCCTCCTGGTGCGTCTCGCCTCTGGAAGTGTGCAGATCACCAACCAGATCTACTCTATCCCAGAGTATGTGGCCCAGGGCTCTGGAGAGCAG GGTATCCTCCTGAACTGGACAAAGGGTTTCAGCGCATCTGACTGTGAGGGCCAAGACGTCGTATATCTGCTGCGGGAAGCCATCAAGCGCAGACAG GCAGTGAAGCTGAATGTGGTTGCTATTGTCAATGACACGGTGGGGACCATGATGTCCTGTGGCTATGAGAATCCCCACTGCGAGGTCGGCCTTATTGTTG GAACTGGCACCAATGCCTGCTACATGGAGGAGCTCCAGAATGTGGCAAGTGTACCTGGGGACTCAGGCCACATGTGCATCAACATGGAGTGGGGTGCCTTTGGGGATGATGGCTCTCTTGGCATGCTCAGCACCTACTTTGATGAAAGGGTGGATCAGGCTTCCATCAACCCCGGCAGGCAGAG GTTTGAGAAGATGATCAGTGGCATGTACCTGGGGGAGATTGTCCGCCACATACTCCTGCATCTGACCAGCCGTGGAGTTCTCTTCCGGGGCCAGCAGATCCAGTGCCTCCAGACCAGGGACATCTTCAAGACCAAGTTTCTCTCTCAGATTGAAAG CGACAGCCTGGCTCTGAGACAGGTCCGAGCCATCCTGGAGGATCTGGGGCTGCCCCTGACCTCAGATGATGCCCTGATGGTCCTGGAGGTGTGCCAGGCTGTGTCCAGGCGGGCCGCCCAGCTTTGTGGGGCAGGTGTGGCTGCTGTGGTGGAGAAGATCCGTGAGAACCGGGGCCTGGAAAAGCTGACCGTGTCTGTGGGGGTGGATGGGACCCTCTACAAGCTACATCCCCA CTTCTCCAGGCTGGTGGCAGAAACAGTGCAGGAGCTGGCCCCTTGCTGTGAGGTCACCTTTCTGCAATCGAAGGACGGGTCTGGCAAAGGTGCAGCCCTGGTCACCGCTGTTGCCTGCCGCCTTGCCCAGATGACCCGTGTCTGA
- the HK3 gene encoding hexokinase-3 isoform X3 gives MDPIGPRGLQQREGALGCPQEGLPSPSESSELVQECLQQFKVTEAQLRQIQASLLGSMEQALSGKASPAPAVQMLPTYVGSIPHGTEQGDFLVLELGASGASLRVLWVTLMGVEGHKTEPRSQEFVIPQEVMLGPGQQLFDFAARCLSEFLDALPVGKQGLQLGFSFSFPCHQTGLDKSTLISWTKGFKCSGVEGQDVVQLLRDAIQRQGTYSIDVVAVVNDTVGTMMGCDLGVGPCEVGLVVDTGTNACYMEEARHVAVLDEDRGRVCISVEWGSFSDDEALGPVWTIFDLTLDQESLNPGAQRFEKMIGGLYLGELVRLVLADLAQRGVLFGGSTSPVLLSPGSILLEHVAEMEKFLATLQETVMLLAPECDVSFIPSVDGGGQGVAMVTAVAARLAAHRRLLEETLAPFWLTREQLVALQRQMREAMAKGLQGKPSSLRMLPTYVRAIPDGSERGDFLALDLGGTNFRVLLVRLASGSVQITNQIYSIPEYVAQGSGEQLFDHIVDCIVDFQQKQGLSGQSLPLGFTFSFPCRQLGLDQGILLNWTKGFSASDCEGQDVVYLLREAIKRRQAVKLNVVAIVNDTVGTMMSCGYENPHCEVGLIVGTGTNACYMEELQNVASVPGDSGHMCINMEWGAFGDDGSLGMLSTYFDERVDQASINPGRQRFEKMISGMYLGEIVRHILLHLTSRGVLFRGQQIQCLQTRDIFKTKFLSQIESDSLALRQVRAILEDLGLPLTSDDALMVLEVCQAVSRRAAQLCGAGVAAVVEKIRENRGLEKLTVSVGVDGTLYKLHPHFSRLVAETVQELAPCCEVTFLQSKDGSGKGAALVTAVACRLAQMTRV, from the exons GTACAGGAGTGCCTGCAGCAGTTCAAGGTGACAGAGGCACAGCTGCGGCAGATCCAAGCCAGCCTCCTGGGCTCCATGGAGCAGGCACTGAGTGGGaaggccagccctgcccctgctgtTCAGATGCTGCCCACATATGTGGGGTCTATCCCACATGGCACTG AGCAAGGAGACTTCCTGGTGCTGGAGCTGGGAGCCTCAGGAGCCTCACTGCGTGTTTTGTGGGTTACCCTGATGGGCGTTGAGGGACACAAGACAGAGCCCCGGAGCCAGGAGTTTGTGATCCCCCAAGAGGTGATGCTGGGTCCTGGTCAACAG CTCTTTGATTTTGCCGCCCGCTGTCTGTCTGAGTTCCTGGATGCGCTCCCTGTGGGCAAGCAGGgtctgcagcttgggttcagctTCTCCTTCCCTTGTCACCAGACAGGCCTGGACAAG AGCACCCTCATTTCCTGGACTAAAGGTTTTAAGTGCAGTGGTGTGGAAGGCCAGGATGTGGTCCAGTTGCTACGAGATGCCATCCAGAGGCAGGGG ACCTACAGCATCGATGTGGTTGCCGTGGTGAATGACACAGTGGGCACCATGATGGGCTGTGACCTGGGGGTTGGGCCGTGCGAAGTTGGGCTGGTTGTAG ACACCGGCACCAATGCGTGTTACATGGAGGAGGCCCGGCATGTGGCGGTGCTGGATGAGGACCGGGGCCGAGTCTGCATCAGCGTCGAGTGGGGCTCCTTCAGTGATGATGAGGCCTTGGGACCAGTGTGGACCATCTTCGACCTCACCCTGGACCAGGAGTCCCTGAATCCGGGTGCCCAGAG GTTTGAGAAAATGATTGGGGGCCTGTACCTGGGTGAGCTGGTACGGCTGGTGTTGGCTGACTTGGCCCAGCGCGGGGTCCTCTTTGGCGGTTCCACCTCCCCAGTGCTGCTGAGCCCAGGCAGCATCCTCCTGGAACACGTGGCTGAGATGGAGAA GTTCCTCGCCACCCTGCAGGAGACAGTGATGCTCTTGGCCCCTGAATGTGATGTCTCCTTCATCCCCTCTGTGGACGGTGGTGGCCAGGGTGTGGCGATGGTGACTGCTGTGGCCGCCCGCCTGGCTGCCCACCGGCGCCTGCTCGAGGAGACCCTGGCACCATTCTGGTTGACCCGTGAGCAGCTAGTAGCATTGCAGAGGCAGATGCGAGAGGCCATGGCCAAGGGCCTCCAGGGGAAACCCTCCTCCCTCCGCATGCTGCCCACTTATGTCCGGGCCATACCTGATGGCAGTG AGCGTGGGGACTTCCTGGCCTTGGACCTGGGGGGCACCAACTTCCGCGTCCTCCTGGTGCGTCTCGCCTCTGGAAGTGTGCAGATCACCAACCAGATCTACTCTATCCCAGAGTATGTGGCCCAGGGCTCTGGAGAGCAG CTCTTTGACCACATTGTGGACTGCATCGTGGACTTCCAGCAGAAGCAGGGTCTGAGTGGGCAGAGCCTCCCCTTGGGTTTcaccttctccttcccttgcAGACAGCTTGGCCTGGAccag GGTATCCTCCTGAACTGGACAAAGGGTTTCAGCGCATCTGACTGTGAGGGCCAAGACGTCGTATATCTGCTGCGGGAAGCCATCAAGCGCAGACAG GCAGTGAAGCTGAATGTGGTTGCTATTGTCAATGACACGGTGGGGACCATGATGTCCTGTGGCTATGAGAATCCCCACTGCGAGGTCGGCCTTATTGTTG GAACTGGCACCAATGCCTGCTACATGGAGGAGCTCCAGAATGTGGCAAGTGTACCTGGGGACTCAGGCCACATGTGCATCAACATGGAGTGGGGTGCCTTTGGGGATGATGGCTCTCTTGGCATGCTCAGCACCTACTTTGATGAAAGGGTGGATCAGGCTTCCATCAACCCCGGCAGGCAGAG GTTTGAGAAGATGATCAGTGGCATGTACCTGGGGGAGATTGTCCGCCACATACTCCTGCATCTGACCAGCCGTGGAGTTCTCTTCCGGGGCCAGCAGATCCAGTGCCTCCAGACCAGGGACATCTTCAAGACCAAGTTTCTCTCTCAGATTGAAAG CGACAGCCTGGCTCTGAGACAGGTCCGAGCCATCCTGGAGGATCTGGGGCTGCCCCTGACCTCAGATGATGCCCTGATGGTCCTGGAGGTGTGCCAGGCTGTGTCCAGGCGGGCCGCCCAGCTTTGTGGGGCAGGTGTGGCTGCTGTGGTGGAGAAGATCCGTGAGAACCGGGGCCTGGAAAAGCTGACCGTGTCTGTGGGGGTGGATGGGACCCTCTACAAGCTACATCCCCA CTTCTCCAGGCTGGTGGCAGAAACAGTGCAGGAGCTGGCCCCTTGCTGTGAGGTCACCTTTCTGCAATCGAAGGACGGGTCTGGCAAAGGTGCAGCCCTGGTCACCGCTGTTGCCTGCCGCCTTGCCCAGATGACCCGTGTCTGA
- the HK3 gene encoding hexokinase-3 isoform X1 translates to MDPIGPRGLQQREGALGCPQEGLPSPSESSELVQECLQQFKVTEAQLRQIQASLLGSMEQALSGKASPAPAVQMLPTYVGSIPHGTEQGDFLVLELGASGASLRVLWVTLMGVEGHKTEPRSQEFVIPQEVMLGPGQQLFDFAARCLSEFLDALPVGKQGLQLGFSFSFPCHQTGLDKSTLISWTKGFKCSGVEGQDVVQLLRDAIQRQGTYSIDVVAVVNDTVGTMMGCDLGVGPCEVGLVVDTGTNACYMEEARHVAVLDEDRGRVCISVEWGSFSDDEALGPVWTIFDLTLDQESLNPGAQRFEKMIGGLYLGELVRLVLADLAQRGVLFGGSTSPVLLSPGSILLEHVAEMENPSAGTARVHAILGLNPRTSDAELVQQVCAAVSTRAAQLCAAALAAILSRLQHIREQQKLQIAVATGGRVFEQHPRFLATLQETVMLLAPECDVSFIPSVDGGGQGVAMVTAVAARLAAHRRLLEETLAPFWLTREQLVALQRQMREAMAKGLQGKPSSLRMLPTYVRAIPDGSERGDFLALDLGGTNFRVLLVRLASGSVQITNQIYSIPEYVAQGSGEQLFDHIVDCIVDFQQKQGLSGQSLPLGFTFSFPCRQLGLDQGILLNWTKGFSASDCEGQDVVYLLREAIKRRQAVKLNVVAIVNDTVGTMMSCGYENPHCEVGLIVGTGTNACYMEELQNVASVPGDSGHMCINMEWGAFGDDGSLGMLSTYFDERVDQASINPGRQRFEKMISGMYLGEIVRHILLHLTSRGVLFRGQQIQCLQTRDIFKTKFLSQIESDSLALRQVRAILEDLGLPLTSDDALMVLEVCQAVSRRAAQLCGAGVAAVVEKIRENRGLEKLTVSVGVDGTLYKLHPHFSRLVAETVQELAPCCEVTFLQSKDGSGKGAALVTAVACRLAQMTRV, encoded by the exons GTACAGGAGTGCCTGCAGCAGTTCAAGGTGACAGAGGCACAGCTGCGGCAGATCCAAGCCAGCCTCCTGGGCTCCATGGAGCAGGCACTGAGTGGGaaggccagccctgcccctgctgtTCAGATGCTGCCCACATATGTGGGGTCTATCCCACATGGCACTG AGCAAGGAGACTTCCTGGTGCTGGAGCTGGGAGCCTCAGGAGCCTCACTGCGTGTTTTGTGGGTTACCCTGATGGGCGTTGAGGGACACAAGACAGAGCCCCGGAGCCAGGAGTTTGTGATCCCCCAAGAGGTGATGCTGGGTCCTGGTCAACAG CTCTTTGATTTTGCCGCCCGCTGTCTGTCTGAGTTCCTGGATGCGCTCCCTGTGGGCAAGCAGGgtctgcagcttgggttcagctTCTCCTTCCCTTGTCACCAGACAGGCCTGGACAAG AGCACCCTCATTTCCTGGACTAAAGGTTTTAAGTGCAGTGGTGTGGAAGGCCAGGATGTGGTCCAGTTGCTACGAGATGCCATCCAGAGGCAGGGG ACCTACAGCATCGATGTGGTTGCCGTGGTGAATGACACAGTGGGCACCATGATGGGCTGTGACCTGGGGGTTGGGCCGTGCGAAGTTGGGCTGGTTGTAG ACACCGGCACCAATGCGTGTTACATGGAGGAGGCCCGGCATGTGGCGGTGCTGGATGAGGACCGGGGCCGAGTCTGCATCAGCGTCGAGTGGGGCTCCTTCAGTGATGATGAGGCCTTGGGACCAGTGTGGACCATCTTCGACCTCACCCTGGACCAGGAGTCCCTGAATCCGGGTGCCCAGAG GTTTGAGAAAATGATTGGGGGCCTGTACCTGGGTGAGCTGGTACGGCTGGTGTTGGCTGACTTGGCCCAGCGCGGGGTCCTCTTTGGCGGTTCCACCTCCCCAGTGCTGCTGAGCCCAGGCAGCATCCTCCTGGAACACGTGGCTGAGATGGAGAA TCCCTCTGCTGGGACAGCCCGTGTGCACGCTATCTTGGGCCTGAACCCAAGGACCTCAGATGCTGAGCTTGTGCAGCAAGTGTGTGCAGCTGTGAGCACACGGGCTGCCCAGCTCTGTGCAGCTGCCCTGGCCGCCATCCTCTCCCGCCTCCAGCACATCAGGGAGCAGCAGAAGCTTCAGATTGCTGTGGCCACTGGAGGCCGAGTATTTGAGCAACACCCCAG GTTCCTCGCCACCCTGCAGGAGACAGTGATGCTCTTGGCCCCTGAATGTGATGTCTCCTTCATCCCCTCTGTGGACGGTGGTGGCCAGGGTGTGGCGATGGTGACTGCTGTGGCCGCCCGCCTGGCTGCCCACCGGCGCCTGCTCGAGGAGACCCTGGCACCATTCTGGTTGACCCGTGAGCAGCTAGTAGCATTGCAGAGGCAGATGCGAGAGGCCATGGCCAAGGGCCTCCAGGGGAAACCCTCCTCCCTCCGCATGCTGCCCACTTATGTCCGGGCCATACCTGATGGCAGTG AGCGTGGGGACTTCCTGGCCTTGGACCTGGGGGGCACCAACTTCCGCGTCCTCCTGGTGCGTCTCGCCTCTGGAAGTGTGCAGATCACCAACCAGATCTACTCTATCCCAGAGTATGTGGCCCAGGGCTCTGGAGAGCAG CTCTTTGACCACATTGTGGACTGCATCGTGGACTTCCAGCAGAAGCAGGGTCTGAGTGGGCAGAGCCTCCCCTTGGGTTTcaccttctccttcccttgcAGACAGCTTGGCCTGGAccag GGTATCCTCCTGAACTGGACAAAGGGTTTCAGCGCATCTGACTGTGAGGGCCAAGACGTCGTATATCTGCTGCGGGAAGCCATCAAGCGCAGACAG GCAGTGAAGCTGAATGTGGTTGCTATTGTCAATGACACGGTGGGGACCATGATGTCCTGTGGCTATGAGAATCCCCACTGCGAGGTCGGCCTTATTGTTG GAACTGGCACCAATGCCTGCTACATGGAGGAGCTCCAGAATGTGGCAAGTGTACCTGGGGACTCAGGCCACATGTGCATCAACATGGAGTGGGGTGCCTTTGGGGATGATGGCTCTCTTGGCATGCTCAGCACCTACTTTGATGAAAGGGTGGATCAGGCTTCCATCAACCCCGGCAGGCAGAG GTTTGAGAAGATGATCAGTGGCATGTACCTGGGGGAGATTGTCCGCCACATACTCCTGCATCTGACCAGCCGTGGAGTTCTCTTCCGGGGCCAGCAGATCCAGTGCCTCCAGACCAGGGACATCTTCAAGACCAAGTTTCTCTCTCAGATTGAAAG CGACAGCCTGGCTCTGAGACAGGTCCGAGCCATCCTGGAGGATCTGGGGCTGCCCCTGACCTCAGATGATGCCCTGATGGTCCTGGAGGTGTGCCAGGCTGTGTCCAGGCGGGCCGCCCAGCTTTGTGGGGCAGGTGTGGCTGCTGTGGTGGAGAAGATCCGTGAGAACCGGGGCCTGGAAAAGCTGACCGTGTCTGTGGGGGTGGATGGGACCCTCTACAAGCTACATCCCCA CTTCTCCAGGCTGGTGGCAGAAACAGTGCAGGAGCTGGCCCCTTGCTGTGAGGTCACCTTTCTGCAATCGAAGGACGGGTCTGGCAAAGGTGCAGCCCTGGTCACCGCTGTTGCCTGCCGCCTTGCCCAGATGACCCGTGTCTGA